The Equus asinus isolate D_3611 breed Donkey chromosome 4, EquAss-T2T_v2, whole genome shotgun sequence genome has a segment encoding these proteins:
- the CHKB gene encoding choline/ethanolamine kinase isoform X1 produces MAAEGTAAAGGGAVGGRLAKDSLLRSKCPDAAPNARRGSARSRDAERRAYQWCREYLGGAWRRARPEELRVDPVSGGLSNLLFRCALPDHLPSVGAEPREVLLRLYGAILQVRAGAGPGGRTPRLGRGLVRSRDGVPGRGRAGCRGRRRQPLLCVGAALPPAPLLSVFLQGVDSLVLESVMFAILAERSLGPQLYGVFPEGRLEQYIPSRPLTTRELRDPVLSAAIATKMARFHGMEMPFTKEPHWLFGTMERYLKQIQDLPPTGLPQMNLLEMYRLKDEMGSLRKLLDSTPSPVVFCHNDIQEGNILLLSEPEDVDSLMLVDFEYSSYNYRGFDIANHFCEWVYDYTHEEWPFYKAQAADYPTRGQQLHFIRHYLAEVKKGETISREEQKKLEEDLLVEVNRYALASHFFWGLWSILQASMSTIEFGYLEYAQSRFQFYFQQKGQLTSFHPSS; encoded by the exons ATGGCGGCCGAAGGGACAGCTGCGGCCGGAGGCGGGGCTGTCGGCGGCCGCTTGGCCAAGGACAGCTTGCTGCGGTCTAAGTGCCCCGACGCGGCCCCGAACGCGCGGCGCGGCTCAGCGCGGTCGCGTGACGCCGAGCGCCGAGCCTACCAGTGGTGCCGCGAGTACTTGGGCGGCGCCTGGCGCCGAGCGCGGCCGGAGGAGCTGAGGGTTGACCCCGTGAG CGGGGGCCTCAGCAACCTGCTGTTCCGCTGCGCGCTGCCGGACCACCTGCCCAGCGTGGGCGCGGAGCCGCGCGAGGTGCTGTTGCGGCTGTACGGGGCCATCCTGCAGGTGAGGGCCGGCGCCGGCCCGGGGGGCAGGACCCCAAGGCTCGGGCGGGGCCTTGTCCGCTCCCGGGACggcgttccaggcagaggacgCGCCGGCTGCCGTGGGAGGAGAAGGCAGCCCCTCCTGTGTGTCGGTGCCGCTTTGCCTCCGGCCCCTTTGCTGTCCGTCTTCCTTCAGGGCGTGGATTCCTTGGTCCTCGAAAGCGTGATGTTCGCTATCCTCGCAGAGCGGTCATTGGGGCCCCAGCTCTACGGAGTCTTTCCAGAGGGCCGGCTGGAGCAGTACATCCCA AGTCGGCCCTTGACAACGCGTGAGCTTCGAGATCCGGTGTTGTCAGCCGCCATTGCCACGAAGATGGCCCGCTTCCACGGCATGGAGATGCCTTTCACTAAGGAGCCCCACTGGCTGTTTGGGACCATGGAGCG GTACTTAAAGCAGATCCAGGATCTGCCCCCGACTGGCCTCCCCCAGATGAACCTGCTGGAGATGTACAGACTGAAGGATGAGATGGGCAGCCTCAG GAAGTTGCTAGATTCTACCCCATCACCAGTGGTCTTCTGCCATAACGACATTCAGGAAG GGAACATCTTACTGCTCTCAGAGCCAGAAGATGTCGACAGTCTCATGCTGGTCGACTTTGAGTACAGCAGTTATAACTACAG GGGCTTTGACATCGCGAACCATTTTTGTGAGTGGGTTTATGATTATACTCACGAGGAGTGGCCTTTCTACAAAGCACAGGCTGCAGACTACCCCACCCGGGGACAGCAG CTTCATTTTATTCGCCATTACCTGGCGGAGGTAAAAAAAGGTGAGACCATCTCCCGAGAGGAGCAGAAGAAACTGGAAGAAGATTTGCTGGTAGAGGTCAATCG GTATGCTCTGGCATCCCATTTCTTTTGGGGTCTTTGGTCCATCCTCCAGGCATCCATGTCCACCATAGAATTTGGTTACTTG GAGTATGCCCAGTCTCGGTTCCAGTTCTACTTCCAGCAGAAGGGGCAGCTGACCAGCTTCCATCCCTCGTCCTGA
- the CHKB gene encoding choline/ethanolamine kinase isoform X2, which translates to MAAEGTAAAGGGAVGGRLAKDSLLRSKCPDAAPNARRGSARSRDAERRAYQWCREYLGGAWRRARPEELRVDPVSGGLSNLLFRCALPDHLPSVGAEPREVLLRLYGAILQGVDSLVLESVMFAILAERSLGPQLYGVFPEGRLEQYIPSRPLTTRELRDPVLSAAIATKMARFHGMEMPFTKEPHWLFGTMERYLKQIQDLPPTGLPQMNLLEMYRLKDEMGSLRKLLDSTPSPVVFCHNDIQEGNILLLSEPEDVDSLMLVDFEYSSYNYRGFDIANHFCEWVYDYTHEEWPFYKAQAADYPTRGQQLHFIRHYLAEVKKGETISREEQKKLEEDLLVEVNRYALASHFFWGLWSILQASMSTIEFGYLEYAQSRFQFYFQQKGQLTSFHPSS; encoded by the exons ATGGCGGCCGAAGGGACAGCTGCGGCCGGAGGCGGGGCTGTCGGCGGCCGCTTGGCCAAGGACAGCTTGCTGCGGTCTAAGTGCCCCGACGCGGCCCCGAACGCGCGGCGCGGCTCAGCGCGGTCGCGTGACGCCGAGCGCCGAGCCTACCAGTGGTGCCGCGAGTACTTGGGCGGCGCCTGGCGCCGAGCGCGGCCGGAGGAGCTGAGGGTTGACCCCGTGAG CGGGGGCCTCAGCAACCTGCTGTTCCGCTGCGCGCTGCCGGACCACCTGCCCAGCGTGGGCGCGGAGCCGCGCGAGGTGCTGTTGCGGCTGTACGGGGCCATCCTGCAG GGCGTGGATTCCTTGGTCCTCGAAAGCGTGATGTTCGCTATCCTCGCAGAGCGGTCATTGGGGCCCCAGCTCTACGGAGTCTTTCCAGAGGGCCGGCTGGAGCAGTACATCCCA AGTCGGCCCTTGACAACGCGTGAGCTTCGAGATCCGGTGTTGTCAGCCGCCATTGCCACGAAGATGGCCCGCTTCCACGGCATGGAGATGCCTTTCACTAAGGAGCCCCACTGGCTGTTTGGGACCATGGAGCG GTACTTAAAGCAGATCCAGGATCTGCCCCCGACTGGCCTCCCCCAGATGAACCTGCTGGAGATGTACAGACTGAAGGATGAGATGGGCAGCCTCAG GAAGTTGCTAGATTCTACCCCATCACCAGTGGTCTTCTGCCATAACGACATTCAGGAAG GGAACATCTTACTGCTCTCAGAGCCAGAAGATGTCGACAGTCTCATGCTGGTCGACTTTGAGTACAGCAGTTATAACTACAG GGGCTTTGACATCGCGAACCATTTTTGTGAGTGGGTTTATGATTATACTCACGAGGAGTGGCCTTTCTACAAAGCACAGGCTGCAGACTACCCCACCCGGGGACAGCAG CTTCATTTTATTCGCCATTACCTGGCGGAGGTAAAAAAAGGTGAGACCATCTCCCGAGAGGAGCAGAAGAAACTGGAAGAAGATTTGCTGGTAGAGGTCAATCG GTATGCTCTGGCATCCCATTTCTTTTGGGGTCTTTGGTCCATCCTCCAGGCATCCATGTCCACCATAGAATTTGGTTACTTG GAGTATGCCCAGTCTCGGTTCCAGTTCTACTTCCAGCAGAAGGGGCAGCTGACCAGCTTCCATCCCTCGTCCTGA